The following are from one region of the Actinoplanes sp. L3-i22 genome:
- the coaD gene encoding pantetheine-phosphate adenylyltransferase, whose amino-acid sequence MRRAVCPGSFDPVTNGHLDIVGRASRLFDEVIVGVLINQTKSGMFTIDERLEMLSEVTAPYGNVRVMAFHGLLVDFCRDQGADVVVKGIRAVSDFDYELQMAQMNIGLSGVETLFMPTNPLYSFLSSSLVKDVVKWGGDASAYLPDPVLARLVNRLKQN is encoded by the coding sequence ATGAGACGAGCGGTGTGTCCCGGCTCCTTCGACCCGGTCACGAACGGTCACCTGGACATCGTCGGCCGGGCCAGCCGGCTGTTCGACGAGGTCATCGTCGGGGTGCTGATCAATCAGACGAAGTCCGGAATGTTCACCATCGACGAGCGTCTCGAGATGCTCTCCGAGGTGACCGCCCCGTACGGGAATGTCCGGGTGATGGCTTTTCATGGGCTCCTGGTGGACTTCTGCCGGGACCAGGGCGCCGACGTCGTGGTCAAGGGCATCCGCGCGGTCAGCGACTTCGACTACGAGTTGCAGATGGCGCAGATGAACATCGGGCTCTCCGGTGTGGAGACACTGTTCATGCCGACCAACCCGCTGTACTCGTTCCTGTCTTCCAGTCTGGTCAAGGACGTGGTCAAGTGGGGTGGCGACGCCTCGGCGTACCTCCCGGACCCGGTGCTGGCCCGGTTGGTCAATCGGCTGAAGCAGAATTAG
- the rsmD gene encoding 16S rRNA (guanine(966)-N(2))-methyltransferase RsmD, whose product MTRIIAGAHGGRRLSVPSGVNTRPTSDRVREAFFSALDTMTDLSGARFADLYAGSGAVGLEALSRGADHVLLVESDSKAARVVRDNVVALRVGPAARLVTGKVTQVLADPPAGGPYDVVFADPPYALGSDEVDTVQQQLIANDWLAPDAVVVFERSTRTEPLSWVDGLSGDRTRRYGETTLWYGRRS is encoded by the coding sequence ATGACGAGGATTATCGCCGGGGCACATGGCGGGCGGCGTCTGTCCGTTCCGTCCGGTGTGAACACTCGGCCCACATCTGACCGGGTTCGTGAGGCCTTCTTCAGTGCCCTCGACACGATGACGGATCTGTCCGGAGCGCGGTTCGCCGACCTCTATGCCGGATCCGGCGCGGTCGGCCTGGAGGCGCTGTCCCGCGGTGCCGATCACGTCCTTCTGGTCGAATCGGACAGCAAGGCGGCACGCGTCGTCCGTGACAACGTGGTGGCGCTCCGTGTCGGCCCGGCCGCGCGACTCGTCACCGGCAAGGTGACGCAGGTGCTCGCGGATCCCCCGGCCGGGGGACCGTACGACGTGGTCTTCGCCGACCCGCCCTATGCGCTGGGTAGTGACGAGGTGGACACAGTGCAACAGCAGCTGATCGCCAACGACTGGCTGGCCCCGGACGCGGTGGTGGTGTTCGAGCGTTCGACTCGGACGGAGCCGCTGAGCTGGGTGGACGGCCTCTCCGGCGACCGCACCCGGCGTTATGGCGAGACCACTCTTTGGTACGGTCGCCGATCATGA
- a CDS encoding LAETG motif-containing sortase-dependent surface protein — translation MKFTPRLRNVAALAAGALLSLGSLVAFAAPAQAAVGCTIAANAKFEHSFNGPAGTASIKLLNGPMCENQTVPLSLVSYTAPSASFSLPQYVLDSSTQYFTSTTPEKNGELRLDFTVAVPTCFTQVDFVFGDKVINPLTDKSDRYNNDKVGSPAAPGSQSTPASGQPQNAWWNGNNGDGKDGACKAEPAVEAMPDCDGNVKLSLINRDTSVTAVRFEITADGGYSQSVKVDKNAKGDVTIPAANAKDIKVTAGGKELYSGSWAKPAECTKPEVGAPTTEIKSTCDSLTFTLANPENGAESLGATFTPNKGEAQTVSVKAGQTKTVTFPAAEGLTVAVTGDFLKLNGDVKWTAPESCTTAPTTAPTTGSPSPSASATTETPGTATPSTSSTDGGVLALTGSNSSTIAGGAVLLVLVGAGLFFMARRRKLNFKA, via the coding sequence ATGAAGTTCACCCCCCGTCTGCGGAACGTCGCGGCCCTCGCGGCCGGCGCCCTGCTCAGCCTCGGCAGCCTGGTCGCCTTCGCCGCCCCGGCGCAGGCCGCTGTCGGCTGCACCATCGCCGCGAACGCCAAGTTCGAGCACAGCTTCAACGGCCCGGCCGGCACCGCGAGCATCAAGCTGCTGAACGGCCCGATGTGCGAGAACCAGACGGTCCCGCTGTCGCTGGTCTCCTACACCGCGCCGTCGGCGTCGTTCTCGCTGCCGCAGTACGTGCTGGACAGCTCGACCCAGTACTTCACCTCCACCACCCCGGAGAAGAACGGCGAGCTGCGGCTGGACTTCACGGTCGCCGTCCCGACCTGTTTCACCCAGGTCGACTTCGTCTTCGGCGACAAGGTCATCAACCCGCTGACCGACAAGAGCGACCGGTACAACAACGACAAGGTCGGCAGCCCGGCCGCGCCCGGCTCGCAGTCGACGCCGGCCTCGGGTCAGCCGCAGAACGCCTGGTGGAACGGGAACAACGGGGACGGCAAGGACGGCGCCTGCAAGGCCGAGCCGGCCGTCGAGGCGATGCCGGACTGTGACGGCAACGTCAAGCTCTCGCTGATCAACCGGGACACCAGCGTCACCGCGGTGCGCTTCGAGATCACCGCCGACGGTGGCTACTCCCAGAGCGTGAAGGTCGACAAGAACGCCAAGGGCGACGTCACCATCCCGGCCGCCAACGCCAAGGACATCAAGGTCACCGCCGGTGGCAAGGAGCTGTACTCGGGTTCCTGGGCCAAGCCCGCGGAGTGCACCAAGCCCGAGGTCGGCGCCCCCACGACCGAGATCAAGAGCACCTGTGACTCGCTGACCTTCACCCTGGCGAACCCGGAGAACGGCGCCGAGTCGCTGGGCGCGACCTTCACCCCGAACAAGGGCGAGGCGCAGACCGTCAGCGTCAAGGCCGGCCAGACCAAGACCGTGACCTTCCCGGCCGCCGAGGGCCTGACCGTCGCCGTGACCGGTGACTTCCTCAAGCTGAACGGCGACGTCAAGTGGACCGCGCCGGAGAGCTGCACCACCGCGCCGACCACGGCGCCGACCACCGGCTCGCCGAGCCCGTCGGCGTCCGCCACCACGGAGACCCCGGGCACCGCGACCCCGTCGACCAGCTCGACCGACGGTGGCGTCCTCGCGCTGACCGGCTCCAACTCCAGCACGATCGCCGGCGGGGCGGTCCTGCTGGTGCTCGTCGGCGCCGGCCTGTTCTTCATGGCCCGTCGCCGCAAGCTCAACTTCAAGGCCTGA
- a CDS encoding DUF952 domain-containing protein, whose product MIFHLCPRSVWASVSDSYTADSLATEGFVHCSDPEWVHVPATLFYRGRTDLVLLEIDPSRVDVPVIWEDGSPPDPSGRQFPHVYGVLPATAVLAVHEYQPLPDGSFPAWQRGADR is encoded by the coding sequence ATGATCTTCCACCTCTGCCCACGCTCGGTGTGGGCGTCGGTTTCGGACAGTTACACCGCTGATTCGCTTGCCACCGAGGGCTTCGTCCACTGCTCCGACCCGGAATGGGTGCACGTCCCGGCCACGCTGTTCTACCGCGGCCGGACCGACCTGGTCCTGCTGGAGATCGACCCGTCCCGGGTCGACGTCCCGGTCATCTGGGAGGACGGCAGCCCACCGGACCCTTCGGGCCGGCAATTCCCGCATGTGTACGGCGTTCTGCCCGCCACCGCCGTGCTCGCCGTCCACGAGTACCAGCCGCTGCCCGACGGGTCGTTCCCGGCATGGCAGAGGGGCGCCGACCGGTAA
- the recG gene encoding ATP-dependent DNA helicase RecG: MTTTDTPLDKVLGGKTAKALAEHLDLHTAGDLIYHFPRRYDERGEHTDLRQLEIGEQVTVLAQVQGIGLKPMRQRRGNMLEVTIGDGSGATLTCTFFNQAWRERELTRGRWGLWAGKVTDFRGKRQLNGPAYQLLKADATQDEAAEEIEEFAGALIPVYPAAQAVPTWTIAKCVRTLLDTFEPPADPMPATVRANRNLVGIGTALREIHRPSSDAALYSAKHRLKWDEAFAVQLTLAQRRARAAAAPGTARPRVEGGLLDKFDAGLPYELTEGQASVGEEIAADLTRAHPMHRLLQGEVGSGKTLVSVRAMLQVVDAGGQAALLAPTEVLATQHFRGISAQLGALGRAGELDGDPSGTQLSLVTGSLGAAARRAALAKVAAGTAGIVVGTHALLYEGVDFHDLGLVVVDEQHRFGVEQRDALRAKAARPPHVLVMTATPIPRTVAMTVYGDLETSVLSQLPRGRSPIATHVIPALEKPAYLDRAWKRVKEEVAAGHQAYVVCPRIGEGPEDDSAPPSDNEPARRPPLAVTEVLPALEQEYLKGLRIAMLHGKMPPDEKDAVMRGFAAGDLDVLVATTVIEVGVDVPNSTVMIIMDADRFGVSQLHQLRGRVGRGSAPGVCLLHTEAVEGSAARERLDAVASTTDGFKLSEIDLEQRREGDVLGASQSGKHSHLRLLSLLRDEKLIKEARVEAAELVGDDPDLTAHPALAASVAALVDEDRAEYLEKG; the protein is encoded by the coding sequence ATGACCACGACCGACACACCGTTGGACAAGGTGCTGGGCGGCAAGACGGCGAAAGCCCTGGCCGAGCACCTCGACCTGCACACCGCCGGGGATCTGATCTATCACTTCCCGCGGCGCTACGACGAGCGCGGCGAGCACACCGACCTGCGCCAGCTGGAGATCGGCGAGCAGGTCACCGTGCTGGCCCAGGTGCAGGGGATCGGTCTCAAGCCGATGCGCCAGCGCCGGGGCAACATGCTCGAGGTGACCATCGGCGACGGCTCCGGTGCCACCCTGACCTGCACGTTCTTCAACCAGGCGTGGCGCGAGCGGGAGCTGACCCGGGGCCGCTGGGGGTTGTGGGCCGGCAAGGTCACCGACTTCCGTGGCAAGCGGCAGCTCAACGGCCCGGCCTATCAGCTGCTCAAGGCGGACGCGACGCAGGACGAGGCGGCCGAGGAGATCGAGGAGTTCGCCGGCGCGCTGATCCCGGTCTACCCGGCCGCCCAGGCCGTGCCGACCTGGACGATCGCCAAGTGCGTGCGCACCCTGCTGGACACGTTCGAGCCGCCGGCCGACCCGATGCCCGCCACGGTCCGGGCGAATCGGAACCTGGTCGGCATCGGCACCGCCCTGCGGGAGATCCACCGGCCCAGCTCGGACGCCGCGCTCTACTCGGCGAAACACCGGCTGAAGTGGGACGAGGCGTTCGCCGTCCAGCTGACCCTGGCGCAGCGCCGGGCCCGGGCCGCGGCCGCGCCCGGCACCGCCCGGCCGCGCGTCGAGGGCGGGCTGCTGGACAAGTTCGACGCCGGGTTGCCGTACGAGTTGACCGAGGGCCAGGCGTCGGTCGGCGAGGAGATCGCCGCCGACCTGACCCGGGCGCATCCGATGCACCGGCTGCTGCAGGGCGAGGTGGGCTCGGGCAAGACGCTGGTCTCGGTCCGCGCGATGCTCCAGGTCGTCGACGCCGGCGGCCAGGCCGCGCTGCTCGCCCCCACCGAGGTGCTCGCCACCCAGCACTTCCGCGGGATCAGCGCGCAGCTCGGGGCGCTGGGCCGCGCCGGTGAGCTCGACGGCGACCCGTCCGGCACGCAGTTGTCCCTGGTCACCGGTTCGCTGGGCGCGGCGGCCCGGCGTGCGGCGCTGGCCAAGGTCGCGGCCGGGACCGCCGGCATCGTGGTGGGGACACACGCTTTGCTGTACGAGGGTGTCGACTTCCACGACCTGGGCCTGGTGGTCGTGGACGAGCAGCACCGGTTCGGGGTGGAGCAGCGGGACGCGCTGCGCGCCAAGGCGGCCCGTCCGCCGCACGTGCTGGTGATGACCGCGACGCCGATCCCGCGCACGGTCGCGATGACCGTCTACGGCGACCTGGAGACGTCGGTGCTGTCGCAGCTGCCGCGCGGGCGCTCGCCGATCGCCACCCACGTGATCCCGGCCCTGGAGAAACCGGCCTACCTGGATCGCGCGTGGAAACGGGTGAAGGAGGAGGTCGCGGCCGGCCATCAGGCGTACGTGGTGTGTCCCCGGATCGGTGAGGGCCCGGAGGACGACTCCGCCCCGCCGTCGGACAACGAACCCGCCCGGCGGCCCCCGCTGGCCGTCACCGAGGTGCTGCCGGCGCTCGAGCAGGAATATCTGAAGGGCCTGCGGATCGCGATGCTGCACGGCAAGATGCCGCCCGACGAGAAGGACGCGGTGATGCGCGGCTTCGCCGCCGGTGACCTGGACGTGCTGGTGGCGACCACGGTGATCGAGGTCGGCGTCGACGTGCCGAACTCCACCGTCATGATCATCATGGATGCCGACCGGTTCGGCGTCTCCCAGCTGCACCAGCTCCGCGGCCGGGTCGGCCGGGGCTCGGCGCCCGGCGTCTGCCTGCTGCACACCGAGGCGGTGGAGGGCTCGGCCGCGCGCGAGCGGCTCGACGCGGTCGCCTCCACCACCGACGGCTTCAAGCTCTCCGAGATCGACCTGGAGCAGCGCCGCGAGGGTGACGTGCTGGGCGCGTCCCAGTCCGGCAAGCATTCCCACCTGCGGCTGCTCTCGCTGCTGCGGGACGAGAAACTGATCAAGGAAGCCCGGGTCGAGGCGGCCGAGCTGGTCGGCGACGACCCCGACCTGACCGCGCACCCGGCGCTGGCCGCCTCGGTGGCCGCGCTGGTCGACGAGGACCGCGCCGAGTACTTGGAGAAGGGATGA
- a CDS encoding DAK2 domain-containing protein — protein MLETLDAAAVHRWCDGGLEALRAHQREIDDLNVYPVPDGDTGTNLVLTLTAAQEAIESALLDEPRTPLGRLMGRMARGALLGARGNSGVIVSQILRGMADSFASAVTVRGGELARALRQATDAAYGAVARPVEGTVLSVVAAAAEGAGRIKSDNLVAVARAAARAAAEALDRTPQQLPALARAGVVDAGGRGLCVLLDALVDTVEESAFETPPLPVVTAPAPHEHDDCTGFGYEVQYLLDATPAAVEKLRDVLAGLGDSLVVVGTGDGTWNVHVHVAEIGPAIEAGVEAGRPFRIRVTPLDEKRPSADSRGAVVVAAGDGLTALFEAEGALVVDRNPSTAEMLAAIHACGAAAVVLLPNDANTQAVAVSAAREAEATGVRVSVVPTRSPVQALAALAVRDHGRPFTDDVIAMAEAAGACRYGEVCTAQRDALTIAGPCRAGDLLGLVDGEVHVIGADLAEVSRRLLDRMLGGGGELVTLVLGADAPPELEEDLRGHVHRTWPFIELQCYAGGQPRYHLLAGVE, from the coding sequence GTGCTGGAGACCCTCGATGCCGCTGCCGTGCACCGCTGGTGCGACGGTGGGCTGGAGGCTCTCCGGGCCCACCAGCGTGAAATCGACGACCTGAACGTCTACCCCGTCCCCGATGGCGACACCGGGACCAACCTGGTCCTCACCCTCACCGCCGCGCAGGAGGCGATCGAGTCCGCCCTGCTGGATGAGCCGCGCACCCCGCTCGGCCGGCTGATGGGCCGGATGGCGCGCGGCGCCCTGCTCGGCGCCCGCGGCAACTCCGGCGTGATCGTCTCGCAGATCCTGCGCGGCATGGCCGACTCGTTCGCCAGCGCGGTCACGGTCCGCGGCGGCGAGCTGGCCCGCGCGCTGCGGCAGGCCACCGACGCGGCGTACGGCGCGGTCGCCCGCCCGGTCGAGGGCACCGTGCTGTCCGTGGTGGCCGCCGCCGCCGAGGGGGCCGGCCGGATCAAGTCGGACAACCTGGTGGCCGTGGCGCGAGCCGCCGCGCGGGCCGCCGCCGAGGCCCTGGATCGCACGCCTCAGCAGCTCCCGGCGCTCGCCCGGGCCGGGGTGGTGGATGCCGGCGGCCGCGGCCTCTGCGTGCTTCTGGACGCGCTGGTCGACACCGTGGAGGAGAGCGCGTTCGAGACGCCGCCGCTGCCGGTCGTGACTGCCCCCGCGCCGCACGAGCACGACGACTGCACCGGCTTCGGCTACGAGGTGCAGTATCTGCTCGACGCCACCCCCGCGGCGGTCGAGAAGCTCCGCGACGTGCTGGCCGGGCTGGGGGACTCGCTGGTCGTGGTCGGCACCGGGGACGGCACGTGGAACGTGCACGTCCACGTCGCCGAGATCGGCCCGGCCATCGAGGCCGGCGTCGAGGCCGGGCGGCCCTTCCGGATCCGGGTCACCCCGCTGGACGAGAAGCGGCCGAGCGCCGATTCCCGGGGCGCGGTCGTGGTGGCCGCCGGCGACGGGCTGACCGCGCTCTTCGAGGCCGAGGGCGCGCTGGTGGTGGATCGGAACCCGTCCACCGCCGAGATGCTGGCCGCGATCCACGCCTGCGGCGCCGCCGCGGTGGTGCTGCTGCCCAACGACGCGAACACGCAGGCCGTGGCGGTCTCCGCGGCCCGCGAGGCGGAGGCGACCGGCGTCCGGGTCAGCGTGGTGCCGACCCGCTCCCCGGTGCAGGCCCTGGCCGCCCTCGCGGTGCGCGATCACGGCCGCCCGTTCACCGACGACGTGATCGCGATGGCCGAGGCCGCCGGCGCGTGCCGGTACGGCGAGGTCTGCACCGCCCAGCGCGACGCCCTGACCATCGCCGGCCCGTGCCGCGCCGGCGACCTGCTCGGCCTGGTCGACGGCGAGGTGCACGTGATCGGCGCCGATCTGGCCGAGGTCAGCCGCCGCCTGCTCGACCGGATGCTCGGCGGCGGCGGCGAGCTGGTCACCCTGGTCCTCGGCGCGGACGCCCCGCCCGAGCTGGAGGAGGACCTCCGCGGTCACGTGCACCGCACCTGGCCGTTCATCGAGTTGCAGTGCTACGCCGGCGGGCAGCCCCGCTACCACCTGTTGGCAGGAGTCGAATGA
- the rpmB gene encoding 50S ribosomal protein L28, producing MASVCDVCGKGPGFGHNVSFSHRRTNRRWNPNIQSVRTPAGGGTTKKLKVCTSCIKAGKVTRA from the coding sequence GTGGCTAGCGTGTGCGACGTCTGTGGCAAGGGACCGGGCTTCGGCCACAACGTGTCCTTCTCGCACCGGCGGACCAACCGCCGCTGGAACCCGAACATCCAGTCGGTGCGTACCCCGGCCGGTGGCGGGACGACCAAGAAGCTCAAGGTCTGCACCTCGTGCATCAAGGCCGGCAAGGTCACCCGCGCCTGA
- a CDS encoding GNAT family N-acetyltransferase, with protein MGQIKIRTARFDEPGVAELVAENMRDLSERYGGSGDDTPITAADFRPPAGDFLVAVRAEDDRIVGSAGWRRHGTDAELKRMFTRPEARGQGVARRILGALEESARAAGCVRVILETGDKQPEAIALYESAGYERIEDFGYYKGHDGVLSYAKKI; from the coding sequence GTGGGACAGATCAAGATCAGAACAGCCCGGTTCGACGAGCCGGGCGTGGCGGAGCTGGTCGCGGAGAACATGCGCGACCTCTCCGAGCGGTACGGCGGCAGTGGCGACGACACCCCGATCACGGCGGCCGACTTCCGGCCGCCGGCCGGTGACTTCCTGGTCGCCGTCCGGGCCGAGGACGACCGGATCGTGGGCAGTGCGGGCTGGCGCCGGCACGGCACCGACGCGGAGCTGAAGCGGATGTTCACCCGGCCCGAGGCGCGGGGTCAGGGCGTGGCCCGGCGGATCCTGGGCGCCCTGGAGGAGTCCGCGCGGGCGGCCGGCTGCGTGCGGGTGATCCTGGAGACCGGTGACAAGCAGCCCGAGGCGATCGCGCTGTACGAGTCCGCGGGGTACGAGCGGATCGAGGACTTCGGGTATTACAAGGGGCATGACGGCGTGTTGTCGTACGCAAAGAAGATCTGA
- a CDS encoding thiamine-phosphate kinase, with protein sequence MSIAESGEFGLIGRIVTRLGAGSATLLGPGDDAAVVRAADGRVVASTDVLVEGRHFRRDWCGPADVGHRAAAANLADIAAMGATPTALLVALCVPGNLDPEWAEGLADGLSAEAALCGAGVVGGDTSSSPTLTVAVTALGDLGGLEPVRRNGAQPGDILALCGRIGYAAAGYTVLSRGFRTPKILVEAYRRPQVRYSAGPEAARHGATSMIDVSDGLLQDVGHLAMASVVGIDIRSGAFDVPDQMRDAAKALGVDPYQWVLAGGDDHPFAATFPAGTRLPDGWLEIGSVHDGSGVTVDRKPWNGPLGWDHFR encoded by the coding sequence GTGAGCATCGCAGAGTCCGGTGAATTCGGACTAATAGGCCGAATTGTGACGCGCCTCGGCGCCGGTTCGGCCACCCTGCTCGGTCCCGGCGACGACGCCGCCGTGGTGCGCGCGGCCGACGGCCGGGTGGTGGCCTCCACCGACGTGCTCGTCGAGGGCCGGCACTTCCGGCGCGACTGGTGTGGCCCGGCCGACGTCGGGCACCGGGCCGCCGCCGCCAACCTGGCCGACATCGCCGCGATGGGGGCGACGCCGACCGCGCTGCTGGTCGCGCTCTGCGTGCCCGGGAACCTGGACCCGGAGTGGGCCGAGGGGCTGGCCGACGGACTGAGCGCGGAGGCGGCGCTGTGCGGGGCGGGGGTGGTGGGTGGGGACACGTCGTCCAGCCCGACGCTGACCGTCGCGGTGACCGCCCTGGGCGATCTGGGCGGGCTGGAGCCGGTCCGGCGCAACGGGGCGCAGCCGGGGGACATCCTCGCGCTGTGCGGGCGGATCGGGTACGCGGCGGCCGGGTACACCGTGCTGTCCCGGGGCTTCCGGACGCCGAAGATCCTCGTCGAGGCGTACCGGCGGCCGCAGGTGCGGTACTCGGCCGGCCCGGAGGCGGCCCGGCACGGCGCGACCTCGATGATCGACGTGTCGGACGGGCTGCTGCAGGACGTCGGGCACCTGGCGATGGCCAGCGTGGTCGGGATCGACATCCGGTCCGGGGCGTTCGACGTGCCGGACCAGATGCGGGACGCGGCGAAGGCGCTCGGGGTGGATCCGTACCAGTGGGTGCTGGCGGGTGGCGACGATCACCCGTTCGCCGCGACGTTCCCGGCCGGGACGAGGCTGCCGGACGGGTGGCTGGAGATCGGCTCGGTGCATGACGGCTCCGGCGTCACGGTGGATCGCAAGCCGTGGAACGGGCCGCTGGGGTGGGATCACTTCCGGTGA
- a CDS encoding Lrp/AsnC ligand binding domain-containing protein — MVQAYILIQTEVGKARDVAAAIEKIQGVVRVDAVTGPYDVVVLTEAHTVDELGGLIVSKVQYVPGITRTLTCSVVNL, encoded by the coding sequence GTGGTCCAGGCATACATCCTCATTCAAACGGAGGTCGGTAAGGCCCGTGACGTGGCCGCAGCGATCGAGAAAATACAAGGGGTGGTCCGCGTCGACGCGGTCACCGGGCCGTACGACGTGGTGGTGCTCACCGAAGCACACACGGTCGACGAGCTCGGCGGCCTGATTGTGAGCAAGGTCCAGTACGTGCCGGGCATCACCCGGACCCTTACATGCTCCGTGGTAAACCTCTGA
- a CDS encoding DUF3515 family protein: protein MVDVDTSQDAPAQGEKKPDNTTRIAAIWATAVAVPIVLIVGLVAFSQIRKSTAPEADPAPAASGPVAVPSTAVEFAAPKLSERAADVCLSVTSQLPTQVRNLPARKVSAGPEQNAAYGEPPLTVACGVPQPKMCETVDDTSGTCVPLVADLLLMNRVCWYYQDRSGQTTFTTMDREVPVQVVVPSAYENRAQWANEFSDIVVETDKSITEGVPSGCDPGLGQ from the coding sequence ATGGTCGACGTGGACACCTCGCAGGACGCCCCCGCTCAGGGGGAGAAAAAGCCGGACAACACCACTCGGATCGCCGCCATCTGGGCGACCGCGGTGGCCGTGCCGATCGTCCTGATCGTGGGGCTCGTCGCTTTTTCACAGATCCGGAAGTCGACGGCGCCGGAGGCCGACCCGGCGCCGGCGGCGAGTGGCCCGGTCGCCGTGCCCAGCACGGCGGTCGAGTTCGCCGCGCCCAAGCTGAGCGAGCGCGCCGCGGACGTCTGTCTCTCGGTCACCTCGCAGCTGCCCACGCAGGTGCGGAACCTGCCGGCCCGCAAGGTCAGCGCCGGCCCCGAGCAGAACGCGGCGTACGGCGAGCCCCCGCTCACCGTCGCCTGCGGCGTCCCGCAGCCGAAGATGTGCGAGACGGTCGACGACACCTCCGGCACCTGCGTGCCGCTGGTCGCCGACCTGCTGCTGATGAACCGGGTCTGCTGGTATTACCAGGACCGGAGCGGGCAGACCACCTTCACGACGATGGACCGCGAGGTCCCGGTGCAGGTGGTCGTGCCGTCGGCGTACGAGAACCGCGCCCAGTGGGCGAACGAGTTCTCCGACATCGTGGTGGAGACCGACAAGTCGATCACCGAGGGCGTGCCCAGCGGGTGCGACCCCGGCCTGGGTCAGTGA
- a CDS encoding D-alanine--D-alanine ligase family protein, with the protein MTTPRKTRVAIVFGGRSTEHAISCVSAGAILGALDPDQYEAVPVGITREGRWVLAAGDPSQLAIADAKLPEITAASGSAVVLAADPTATELIVRDAVEGVSELAGVDVVFPVLHGAYGEDGTIQGMLEMAGIPYVGANVFASAAAMDKEFTKKLAIAEGIPVGPYAVLRAGVSLAEADKERLGLPVFVKPSRAGSSTGITKVSDWADLDAAIAKAREIDPKVLVEAAIVGREIECGVLESEAGGAPEASLLAEIHVDGAEWYDFETKYLVGSRYTIPAALGHDLTKQVQEFAQRTFTALDCAGLARVDFFVTPDGEIFLNEINTMPGMTPTSMFPQMWAATGLEYPKVVDRLIRTALRRGTGLH; encoded by the coding sequence GTGACGACCCCCCGGAAGACCCGTGTCGCGATCGTGTTCGGCGGGCGTAGCACTGAGCACGCCATTTCCTGCGTGAGCGCGGGCGCGATCCTGGGTGCGCTGGACCCGGATCAGTACGAGGCGGTCCCGGTGGGAATCACCCGGGAGGGTCGCTGGGTGCTGGCCGCCGGCGACCCGTCGCAGCTCGCGATCGCGGATGCCAAGCTCCCGGAGATCACCGCCGCCTCGGGCAGCGCGGTGGTGCTCGCGGCCGACCCGACGGCGACCGAGCTGATCGTGCGGGACGCCGTCGAGGGCGTCTCCGAACTGGCCGGTGTGGACGTGGTCTTCCCGGTCCTGCACGGGGCGTACGGCGAGGACGGCACGATCCAGGGAATGCTGGAGATGGCCGGGATTCCGTACGTCGGCGCCAACGTCTTCGCCTCGGCGGCGGCGATGGACAAGGAGTTCACCAAGAAGCTCGCGATCGCCGAGGGCATCCCGGTCGGGCCGTACGCGGTGCTCCGGGCCGGCGTCTCGCTCGCCGAGGCGGACAAGGAGCGGCTGGGCCTGCCGGTCTTCGTGAAGCCGTCGCGGGCCGGCTCGTCCACCGGCATCACCAAGGTCTCGGACTGGGCCGATCTGGACGCGGCCATCGCGAAGGCCCGCGAGATCGACCCGAAGGTGCTGGTCGAGGCGGCGATCGTGGGCCGCGAGATCGAGTGCGGGGTGCTGGAGAGCGAGGCCGGCGGGGCGCCCGAGGCGTCGCTGCTCGCCGAGATCCACGTGGACGGCGCCGAGTGGTACGACTTCGAGACGAAGTACCTGGTCGGCAGCCGCTACACGATCCCGGCGGCGCTCGGCCACGACCTGACCAAGCAGGTGCAGGAGTTCGCGCAGCGGACCTTCACCGCGCTGGACTGCGCCGGCCTGGCCCGGGTCGACTTCTTCGTGACGCCGGACGGCGAGATCTTCCTCAACGAGATCAACACCATGCCGGGGATGACGCCGACCTCGATGTTCCCGCAGATGTGGGCGGCCACCGGCCTGGAGTACCCGAAGGTCGTGGACCGGTTGATCCGCACCGCACTACGCCGGGGGACCGGGCTTCACTGA